The following are encoded in a window of Arthrobacter antioxidans genomic DNA:
- a CDS encoding class I SAM-dependent methyltransferase → MASDNIADILTTEGWELLNSLGPYTEADSLRLTGQLRKAGYSPEVVAAALTQSRLRAKASAKFGPFAERMIFTNAGLEQATRLTVAARHAQRFVDAGLVRIADLGCGLGADSMALATLEREVTAVELDETTAAAATMNLLPFPNARVVNADASTVDTTAFDGVWLDPARRTTTTSGTSRLFDPEAFSPPLSFVQRLADGGMPVGVKMGPGMPHASIPATCEAQWVSVDGDVTEVALWFNALRRERVRRAALVLGAQGAAEMVSERDFGDGPTPAVGEPAGYLYEPDGAVIRAELVADLAAQLGGHLLDPMIAYICAPTFTDTPFARAYRVLEVRPYNVRALKAWVRAEGIGVLDIKKRGTSVTPEEVRRQLLTGSGKGRKKATLVLTRIGDDRVAIVVEPVAAA, encoded by the coding sequence ATGGCGTCGGACAACATCGCGGACATCCTGACCACGGAGGGCTGGGAGCTGCTGAACTCCCTCGGCCCCTACACCGAGGCCGACAGCCTGCGCCTCACCGGGCAGCTGCGGAAGGCCGGCTACTCCCCCGAGGTGGTCGCCGCCGCCCTCACGCAGTCACGGCTCCGGGCGAAGGCGTCCGCCAAGTTCGGCCCCTTCGCCGAGCGCATGATCTTCACGAATGCCGGCCTCGAGCAGGCCACGCGCCTGACGGTCGCCGCCCGCCACGCCCAGCGCTTCGTCGACGCCGGACTGGTCAGGATCGCCGACCTCGGCTGCGGGCTGGGCGCGGACAGCATGGCCCTTGCCACCCTCGAGCGCGAGGTGACCGCCGTCGAGCTCGACGAGACGACCGCCGCGGCCGCGACGATGAACCTGCTCCCCTTCCCCAACGCGCGCGTCGTCAACGCGGACGCCTCCACCGTCGACACCACGGCGTTCGACGGCGTCTGGCTCGACCCGGCGCGCAGGACGACGACGACGTCGGGGACGTCCCGCCTCTTCGACCCGGAGGCTTTCTCACCCCCGCTGTCCTTCGTGCAGCGACTCGCGGACGGCGGCATGCCGGTGGGCGTGAAGATGGGCCCGGGCATGCCGCACGCGTCCATCCCGGCGACCTGCGAGGCGCAGTGGGTCTCCGTGGACGGTGATGTCACCGAGGTGGCCCTCTGGTTCAACGCGCTCCGCCGTGAGCGCGTCCGGCGGGCCGCCCTCGTCCTCGGGGCGCAGGGCGCTGCGGAGATGGTGTCGGAGCGGGACTTCGGCGACGGGCCCACACCCGCCGTCGGCGAACCCGCCGGGTATCTCTACGAGCCCGACGGCGCCGTCATCCGCGCCGAGCTCGTGGCGGATCTCGCCGCGCAGCTGGGCGGGCACCTGCTGGATCCGATGATCGCCTACATCTGCGCGCCGACGTTCACCGACACCCCCTTCGCACGCGCCTACCGGGTCCTCGAGGTCCGGCCCTACAACGTCAGGGCGCTGAAGGCCTGGGTCCGCGCCGAGGGGATCGGGGTGCTCGACATCAAGAAGCGCGGCACCTCGGTGACCCCCGAGGAGGTCCGCCGGCAGCTGCTGACCGGATCGGGCAAGGGCCGGAAGAAGGCCACCCTCGTCCTGACGCGCATCGGCGACGACCGCGTGGCGATCGTCGTCGAGCCCGTCGCTGCCGCCTGA
- a CDS encoding HAD family hydrolase, producing MAESTSTADTRHGVLFDVDGTLVDSNYQHTMAWWQAFRRFGHDVPLAEIHRAIGMGGDKLVAHLLGEDRDTGQDADLDATHSALFSSYWPGLRAFEGAGDLLRRCADHGLTVVLASSSSQQEVGVSRGIIGADEAISAATSSSDAENSKPSPDILAAALEAGGLDAANTVFVGDSIWDVKAAAALGIPAVGLASGGTSEAELREAGAVEVYKDISALLDAFEDGPLRRLAAS from the coding sequence ATGGCAGAGAGCACCAGCACAGCGGACACACGGCACGGGGTGCTGTTCGACGTGGACGGTACCCTCGTCGACTCCAACTACCAGCACACCATGGCCTGGTGGCAGGCCTTCCGGCGCTTCGGCCACGACGTGCCACTGGCCGAGATCCACCGCGCCATCGGGATGGGTGGCGACAAGCTCGTGGCGCACCTGCTCGGCGAGGACCGCGACACCGGTCAGGACGCCGACCTCGACGCCACGCACAGCGCCCTCTTCTCGAGCTACTGGCCGGGCCTGCGCGCCTTCGAGGGCGCCGGCGACCTGCTGCGCCGCTGCGCCGACCACGGACTGACCGTGGTCCTCGCCTCCTCCTCCTCGCAGCAGGAGGTGGGCGTCTCCCGCGGGATCATCGGCGCCGACGAGGCCATCAGCGCTGCCACCAGCTCGTCCGACGCCGAGAACAGCAAGCCGTCCCCGGACATCCTGGCGGCAGCGCTCGAGGCTGGCGGGCTCGACGCGGCGAACACCGTGTTCGTCGGCGACTCCATCTGGGACGTCAAGGCCGCGGCCGCACTGGGGATCCCGGCGGTGGGACTCGCTTCGGGCGGCACGAGCGAGGCGGAGCTGCGGGAGGCCGGGGCGGTGGAGGTCTACAAGGACATCAGCGCCCTGCTCGACGCGTTCGAGGACGGACCGCTGCGCCGGCTCGCGGCGTCGTAG
- a CDS encoding GIY-YIG nuclease family protein, translated as MNSDSTGKLDLGHLLRAAGVDPDDVVVIRHTARGLSADNAVAWGESLRDYTRTQGRRHSKLPKVPPRMWLVFLGTTGLLGRFITAYENHGEIESEGTDVQRFFDLTPSDVFSAHKDRLVIEWTADPVNWAKVGEQAENVPVIEIADRAQVPFPGFDSIIVDFETLQEVTVDSRYREWQAALASVRGIYLIADTSTRRLYVGKADGADGFLSRWSEYAKTGHGGNAALRELGNIDLTHRRHFQFSILQVFSPNAPARQIDDAESHYKRVLLTRGESGLNRN; from the coding sequence GTGAATAGCGACAGTACCGGCAAGCTCGATCTTGGACACCTTTTGCGCGCGGCCGGCGTGGACCCCGATGATGTGGTCGTGATCCGGCACACCGCACGAGGACTTTCCGCCGACAATGCGGTGGCTTGGGGAGAATCTTTGCGGGACTACACGCGCACCCAGGGCCGTAGACACAGCAAATTACCCAAGGTCCCACCCCGGATGTGGCTGGTCTTCCTAGGGACCACAGGCCTCCTCGGCCGGTTCATCACGGCTTATGAGAATCACGGTGAAATTGAGTCCGAAGGCACTGACGTTCAGCGGTTTTTCGATTTAACACCCTCAGATGTCTTCTCCGCCCATAAGGACAGACTGGTCATCGAATGGACGGCCGACCCGGTGAACTGGGCGAAGGTGGGGGAGCAGGCGGAGAACGTTCCCGTCATCGAGATTGCCGACCGCGCACAGGTTCCTTTTCCAGGCTTCGACTCCATCATCGTCGACTTCGAAACACTGCAAGAAGTCACCGTGGACTCCCGCTATCGGGAGTGGCAGGCCGCCCTCGCCTCCGTGAGAGGCATCTACCTCATCGCGGATACCTCGACGCGTCGGCTCTATGTCGGGAAGGCCGACGGCGCCGACGGATTCCTCAGCCGCTGGAGCGAGTACGCAAAGACCGGCCACGGCGGCAACGCGGCCCTGCGCGAACTGGGCAACATCGACCTCACACATCGGAGGCATTTTCAGTTCAGCATCCTGCAGGTCTTTTCGCCCAACGCGCCGGCACGTCAGATTGACGACGCCGAATCCCATTACAAGAGGGTCCTGCTGACCCGCGGCGAGAGCGGTTTGAACCGCAACTAA
- a CDS encoding DUF2200 domain-containing protein: MKTDEKTLTRVYRMPFSAVYPHYVTKVERKGRTKAELHHVITWLTGFTDADLERHLAQETSFETFFVDAHLNPNAPLITGVVCGVRVEDIEDPVMQKVRYLDKLVDELARGKTIEKILRS, from the coding sequence ATGAAGACGGACGAGAAGACCCTGACCCGGGTCTACCGCATGCCGTTCTCTGCGGTATATCCCCACTACGTCACCAAAGTGGAAAGAAAGGGCCGCACGAAAGCCGAGCTGCACCATGTCATCACGTGGCTGACCGGCTTCACTGACGCCGACCTCGAGCGTCATTTAGCGCAGGAAACCTCGTTCGAGACATTTTTCGTCGACGCACATCTGAACCCCAACGCCCCACTGATTACCGGCGTCGTGTGTGGAGTGCGGGTCGAAGACATCGAAGACCCTGTGATGCAGAAAGTCCGCTATCTCGACAAGCTGGTCGATGAACTGGCCCGAGGCAAGACCATCGAGAAGATCTTGCGATCCTGA
- a CDS encoding MerR family transcriptional regulator, whose translation MSAPTIRRTYTIKEAAALTGLPASTLRYYESIGVITPISRGASSKHRVYTPEDLDLLTWVSCLSATGMSVSDMRRYIGNGALGADAALEQIKLLKAQQEQLAVEAKSIALRKRYVALKIDYWQAVQAGDESRAAQLSDEARSLADDLKKTKTR comes from the coding sequence GTGAGCGCACCGACCATCCGAAGGACCTACACGATCAAGGAAGCGGCAGCTCTGACGGGTCTGCCAGCCAGCACGCTGCGCTATTACGAATCGATCGGCGTGATCACTCCGATCTCCCGCGGCGCGAGCAGCAAGCACCGGGTTTACACGCCGGAGGATCTGGATCTGTTGACCTGGGTCTCCTGCCTGAGCGCGACGGGCATGTCGGTGAGTGACATGCGTCGCTACATCGGGAACGGGGCGCTTGGGGCTGACGCTGCCCTGGAGCAGATCAAGCTGTTGAAGGCCCAGCAGGAACAGCTAGCCGTCGAAGCGAAATCCATCGCCCTGCGGAAACGGTACGTCGCACTGAAGATCGACTATTGGCAGGCCGTCCAGGCCGGAGATGAGTCCAGGGCTGCCCAGCTGTCGGACGAAGCACGCTCCCTGGCCGACGACCTCAAGAAGACCAAGACGCGGTAG
- a CDS encoding cupin domain-containing protein, producing MKYTQSGGQSTVRPEDWFTGTVHSDGIRNPDEQSAVGCAHVRFSPGARTAWHTHPKGQTLHVTDGIGYVARRGGAVQEIRPGDVVYIEPHEEHWHGATADRFMAHIAIQEADGQGQVVTWGEHITDQDYGQPAGTSN from the coding sequence ATGAAATACACCCAGAGCGGCGGCCAGAGCACGGTCCGACCGGAGGATTGGTTCACGGGCACGGTCCACAGCGACGGCATCCGCAACCCCGACGAGCAGTCGGCGGTCGGCTGCGCCCACGTGCGGTTCAGTCCGGGCGCCCGCACCGCCTGGCACACCCACCCCAAGGGCCAGACCCTCCATGTCACCGACGGCATCGGCTACGTCGCCCGCCGCGGCGGGGCGGTACAGGAGATACGCCCGGGCGACGTCGTCTACATCGAACCCCACGAGGAGCACTGGCACGGCGCCACCGCCGACCGCTTCATGGCCCACATCGCCATTCAGGAAGCGGACGGCCAGGGCCAGGTCGTGACGTGGGGCGAGCACATCACCGACCAGGACTACGGCCAGCCGGCCGGAACCAGCAACTGA
- a CDS encoding NAD(P)-dependent alcohol dehydrogenase has translation MTTTVHAYASPSADGDLAPTTIERREVGPHDVLIEIKYAGICHSDIHTVQGDWGPQPYPLVPGHEIAGIVAEVGSEVTRHTVGDRVGVGCMVNSCGKCKNCTAGDEQYCVNGMVGTYGATDRDGTITQGGYSTHVVVTEDFVLRIPEGIELDAAAPLLCAGITTYSPLHRWGAGPGKKVAVIGLGGLGHMAVKIAHAMGAEVTVLSQSLKKQEDGLRLGADHYYATSDETTFTDLARSFDLIINTVSARIDISAFLELLTVDGALVNVGAPAEPLPVNAMALIGGRRSFAGSMIGGIAETQEMLDFCAQNGIGAEIEVIPAEKINDAYERVLSSDVRYRFVIDAATFA, from the coding sequence ATGACCACCACAGTTCACGCTTACGCCTCACCCTCCGCCGACGGGGACCTCGCCCCCACCACCATCGAACGCCGCGAGGTCGGCCCCCACGATGTCCTGATCGAGATCAAGTACGCCGGCATCTGCCACTCCGACATCCACACCGTGCAAGGTGACTGGGGTCCGCAGCCCTACCCCCTGGTACCCGGACATGAGATCGCCGGCATCGTCGCTGAAGTCGGCTCCGAGGTGACCCGGCACACCGTCGGCGACCGCGTCGGCGTCGGCTGCATGGTCAACTCCTGCGGGAAGTGCAAGAACTGCACCGCAGGCGACGAGCAGTACTGCGTCAACGGGATGGTCGGCACCTACGGTGCCACCGACCGTGACGGGACCATCACTCAGGGCGGCTACTCCACCCACGTCGTCGTCACCGAGGACTTCGTCCTGAGGATCCCCGAGGGCATCGAGCTCGACGCCGCCGCCCCCCTGCTCTGCGCCGGCATCACTACCTACTCACCCCTGCACCGCTGGGGCGCCGGGCCTGGCAAGAAGGTCGCCGTGATCGGCCTCGGCGGCCTCGGCCACATGGCCGTCAAGATCGCACACGCCATGGGCGCCGAAGTGACCGTCCTCTCACAATCCCTCAAGAAGCAGGAAGACGGCCTCCGCTTGGGCGCGGACCACTACTACGCCACCAGCGACGAAACCACGTTCACCGACCTGGCCCGCTCCTTCGATCTCATCATCAACACGGTCAGCGCCCGGATCGACATCAGCGCCTTCCTTGAACTCCTGACGGTCGACGGCGCTCTGGTCAACGTCGGCGCGCCCGCCGAGCCACTACCGGTGAACGCGATGGCGCTCATCGGCGGACGCCGCTCCTTCGCAGGCTCCATGATCGGCGGCATCGCCGAAACACAGGAAATGCTCGACTTCTGCGCCCAGAATGGCATCGGTGCTGAGATCGAGGTCATCCCTGCCGAGAAGATCAACGACGCCTACGAGCGGGTCCTCTCCTCGGACGTCCGCTACCGCTTCGTCATCGACGCCGCCACCTTCGCCTAG
- a CDS encoding alpha/beta fold hydrolase, with the protein MPTPTSTPTWSPPMPKAPGFEHLVVETPGLRTHVAAIGAGEPVLLLHGFPEHWWQWHAIAPVIAARGYRVLCPDLRGAGWTEADDPRIDRETRLRDLLALYDALDVEHAHLVSHDMSVLTAMQLTYDHPERVRTAVQLSVWPGFFDFSPKLLPAFYHLPPLVWHRPGASLRWTFSARYAACPMSEAVIDTHLAPMRRPDIDAAVRPLLRRMVLPEAARMMRGVYQRRRLTAPTLVVFGRRDHPTTEELMGRICRDPERYADRVEFAYVDDAAHFITDDAPDAVAGLSLDWFERAA; encoded by the coding sequence ATGCCCACGCCCACGTCCACACCGACCTGGTCACCGCCGATGCCCAAGGCCCCAGGCTTCGAGCATCTCGTGGTGGAGACGCCCGGTCTGCGGACCCACGTCGCCGCCATCGGCGCGGGGGAGCCGGTCCTGCTGCTGCACGGCTTCCCGGAGCACTGGTGGCAATGGCACGCCATCGCGCCGGTCATCGCCGCCCGCGGCTACCGCGTGCTCTGCCCCGACCTGCGTGGGGCCGGCTGGACGGAGGCCGACGACCCGCGCATCGACCGTGAGACCAGGCTCCGCGACCTGCTCGCCCTCTATGACGCCCTCGACGTCGAGCATGCCCACCTCGTCTCCCACGACATGAGCGTCCTCACCGCGATGCAGCTCACCTACGACCACCCCGAGCGGGTCCGGACGGCGGTGCAGCTGTCCGTGTGGCCGGGCTTCTTCGACTTCAGTCCTAAGCTCCTTCCGGCCTTCTATCACCTGCCCCCGCTCGTCTGGCACCGCCCGGGCGCCTCGCTGCGCTGGACCTTCTCCGCGAGGTACGCCGCCTGCCCGATGTCGGAGGCAGTCATCGATACCCACCTCGCCCCGATGCGCCGACCGGACATCGACGCCGCGGTGCGTCCGCTCCTGCGCCGCATGGTCCTGCCCGAGGCCGCGCGCATGATGCGCGGCGTCTACCAACGCCGGCGGCTCACGGCGCCGACCCTCGTCGTGTTCGGCCGCCGCGACCACCCCACCACCGAGGAGCTTATGGGGCGTATCTGCCGTGACCCCGAGCGATACGCCGACCGCGTCGAGTTCGCCTACGTCGACGACGCGGCTCACTTCATCACCGACGACGCCCCCGATGCGGTCGCTGGCCTCTCGCTCGACTGGTTCGAACGCGCCGCCTGA